The Neoarius graeffei isolate fNeoGra1 chromosome 7, fNeoGra1.pri, whole genome shotgun sequence genome includes a region encoding these proteins:
- the si:ch73-52p7.1 gene encoding uncharacterized protein si:ch73-52p7.1: MSEMSLLGHMDCVALYCVLSLVMPAILRAEFTLANVSEHHIIICTCMQDLVACSIINSSDCVCHNHPFSMLEHNDSPSTVTYKRLTVWYTSPLNVARLLNNSEVRHLALAKCNSARGASLSVHFFTVRRLERVYISYPFWMPGQNHDIVLGRDVGMPYYEETRIAVIHTDVLVGKVELKAYTVKTMVDSNGMTPFPEMFIPMDELPDMSSIYVSFLY, encoded by the coding sequence atgtcagaGATGAGTCTTTTGGGTCATATGGACTGTGTTGCTCTGTACTGTGTCCTGTCTCTGGTCATGCCGGCGATCCTGCGTGCCGAGTTCACTCTGGCCAATGTGAGTGAGCACCACATCATCATCTGTACGTGCATGCAGGACCTGGTAGCCTGCAGCATTATCAACTCCAGTGACTGTGTCTGTCATAACCACCCATTCTCCATGCTGGAGCACAATGACAGCCCCAGCACAGTGACGTACAAGCGTCTGACAGTGTGGTACACTTCGCCACTCAATGTTGCACGCCTACTGAACAACTCGGAGGTCCGCCACCTGGCACTGGCCAAGTGCAACTCAGCAAGAGGTGCTTCATTATCTGTTCACTTCTTCACAGTGAGGAGGTTGGAGAGGGTCTACATCTCATACCCTTTCTGGATGCCTGGGCAGAACCATGATATTGTACTGGGTAGAGATGTGGGCATGCCTTACTATGAGGAGACGAGGATAGCTGTCATTCACACGGATGTGTTGGTGGGGAAGGTTGAGTTGAAAGCATACACAGTGAAAACCATGGTGGACAGCAATGGCATGACTCCATTCCCTGAAATGTTTATTCCTATGGATGAGCTCCCAGATATGTCCAGCATATATGTATCTTTCTTGTACTGA